In one window of Plasmodium cynomolgi strain B DNA, chromosome 13, whole genome shotgun sequence DNA:
- a CDS encoding ataxin-2 like protein (putative) has translation MSTHTNESKNEGNFDQLEVDKPPSELQTVESNITENVNNGNVDETDENIAPENENTIVKSNTVSLSNSSLRPYDAYVLNFNNFSNLNNINNLSSFNNLNNLNSLNNLNNMNSLNNLNNLTSLNSLSNISSINGISNLNDLNGFNQAKHFNMKHGMIGHNPNVDMLVNKFHNNANHHQKYPSYRKHQKEFQPFPTRTFAPKKNFDSLMNNTLRNSKREDSVKSPTHFRNNKLYSYKNVFGGPPARAPVHIYKEANHFPRNIPVQPNVSGILVNVPVIPVVHPTVSGPFIESHPQYYTPYVRGHYANNSIPASANAAYYYNIPVSSVDSNYSPNKNINLFAAANPHVPNLHVQSPQVPNVHVQTPQVPSLHAQNAHINIPVTPYITPTLNYGVNSSNPLNMTNNAIVPNPNINIPPYPPEYVVVNTPKYPTTQTVPMPVYPQYQYQNYYPPSSSHGMKNS, from the exons ATGAGTACACACACGAACGAATCGAAGAACGAAGGGAACTTTGACCAGCTGGAGGTCGACAAGCCTCCCTCGGAGCTGCAGACAGTTGAGTCAAACATTACAG AGAACGTCAACAATGGCAACGTCGACGAAACAG ATGAGAATATAGCCCCCGAAAACGAAAACACGATAGTAAAGAGCAACACAGTGAGTTTGAGTAACTCGAGCCTACGTCCCTACGATGCCTacgttttaaattttaacaattttagtAACCTGAACAATATTAACAATCTGAGTAGCTTTAACAATTTGAATAATCTGAACAGTTTGAACAATTTGAATAATATGAACAGCCTGAACAACTTAAATAACCTGACCAGCCTGAACAGCCTAAGTAACATTAGCAGCATAAACGGCATTAGCAATCTGAATGACCTGAACGGGTTTAACCAGGCCAAGCATTTTAACATGAAGCATGGCATGATTGGCCACAAC CCAAATGTGGACATGCTGGTGAACAAGTTTCATAACAATGCCAACCACCACCAGAAGTACCCATCATATAGGAAGCACCAAAAGGAGTTCCAACCCTTTCCGACA CGAACTTTTGCGCCGAAGAAAAACTTCGACTCTCTTATGAACAACACCCTGAGGAACTCCAAAAGGGAGGACTCCGTAAAGAGTCCCACCCACTTCAGAAACAACAAGCTGTATAGCTACAAAAACGTGTTCGGAGGACCGCCTGCGCGTGCACCTGTTCACATATACAAGGAGGCAAACCACTTCCCCAGAAACATACCAGTGCAGCCAAACGTATCAGGCATTCTGGTAAATGTCCCTGTGATACCTGTTGTGCACCCAACAGTTAGTGGACCATTTATAGAAAGTCATCCCCAATATTATACCCCCTATGTCAGAGGGCACTATGCGAATAATTCCATTCCAGCGAGTGCAAATGctgcatattattataacatCCCCGTATCCAGTGTGGACAGTAATTATTCtccaaataaaaacataaatttgtTTGCAGCGGCAAATCCGCATGTTCCAAATTTGCATGTACAATCTCCACAAGTGCCAAACGTGCACGTACAAACTCCGCAGGTGCCAAGTTTGCATGcgcaaaatgcacacattaATATTCCCGTAACGCCATATATAACCCCAACCCTGAACTACGGCGTTAACAGCAGCAACCCTCTGAACATGACAAATAATGCCATTGTACCAAACCCAAATATTAACATTCCGCCGTATCCCCCAGAATATGTTGTTGTGAATACCCCTAAATATCCGACCACACAGACAGTGCCCATGCCTGTTTACCCACAGTACCAGTaccaaaattattatccaCCGTCATCATCCCATGGGATGAAGAATTCTTAA
- a CDS encoding hypothetical protein (putative), whose translation MQNIIDTYEIIGKIDDQKSISSNSLLSHEECNEGSPGEGGHDPNSDSTERKELSNKSDGRIMESTLNGEEAEQASKENGCERYKARCPKGDASKSKSCTMENMKGEFEGETSAGNLNGGSQSSLVRIHSGVGKVAPSGEAETDNPNRNSNRERTSQIGNSNRERTSQIGNSNRERTSQIGNCKNSCKKHYKVLIHAPACWKGEKFNSTPFIFVYDKSSNFFTYSESPLEIEKYIIDTSAENFESRVLTIIFYDSVFACTTSSLLLKNNKGEIQHLPKPLSVFYLPLSKLDLCNDSVKYRLALRTNSILCDVNIKEAISLFNNNSKIAGPNVNKFSLHFILKNRNYYDNESYNYLNYQTKFYGLPRSNLSSCVQKYTGANKDRAPSNVVNRYLAKSSKSQVHTFTKQQTDPNQFISLERLKNKWENYNQVNNEKKNQNHSAYNPLRKKDTKLTSYGIPNDSESFVSRVKSEVARQEAAMGGERSAGKNDTQKCGEANNEMENPVNRNPNRKDTYNTSAEINSYNYGKTKSIYDLMHDSKEKLSADFDVKDDVFPEDSASMINIFEKESALSERGKQGVEGGSTLTSNIRAAKDMYSRVKSVMRKRGDASGHTGDNYGDRLAKKPEERNREGDMERNREGYLERNREGDLERNREGDLECNPKSQVDRFGEDRSVCYSQVENLRYFNTNNSICSSYGRNDENVILAMKEIKQWMEKIEDKMSTISCDRSDLNTAVGQNQPTEKRYNKIIAFLIKSVKNNIRLKNKCIYRSCYLNIRNLYLLKKNEKVMFENKLMMRNYGKLKSKYKNVLVNLCKKNLLIKYYSIKDKFQYSKKYENMMRHLQQEKNDLLSIIEEKKYEQENSHNINLMLSEELKKAQEDKESILSKNFFYKSETDKAATKCEVMQKELDRLKEELQCAKRENEKAKTGTGHIMLETEQLKMEKEQLKMEKEQLKMEKEQLKMETEQRKLEKDALIKELGDTKAKYFNLTGILEGEEKMYSQKVQELEKKIENLTQEKNTLINEIKDEIDNFTKMLNDKEMENTKMKEKLKELKNVEEKYKDTQINFDSLKKEFEKSFDEVQIILKEMIQKEKEYTKKYNNTIKCLETEHKQTVEKLLNEKEQSVTEINYYKDVCHSQCSKMTTFDESLTAAEKLLDHVLSQYPQLFNEFKVSSRNNVLNKSFGKMHYENIQSVRDNIKLIRKSLSQFKMSFKNSSFNFQMGSDYSRKYSTQKKGSFSANTGNKRMNSILRYYENYHKYANHREQPYGEEEPLCEEQSSRRRSISNNSARNMSIISNTKKSINLKSKIDSYNAQMQRNVSKNRCRSGSVSGKQKGLAVYGDLKKRPSSRKGGHDEEASNRGLVDGSLDDQLAERDSSRYTKSKSEELREETPKGGHLVPGETYEEAVEWHVDPSNGVSGMSGMNGMSGMNGISGVNRVIGIGELNSTSCPNDIDELNHIDIVNMYENNGYFNDGGATNGAPHGASNTPSSAPSNPVGTNVEGNFSNTHPTKGEAKKKTNRKENYEFDKNDFKEIISFIEKNVIKNSDTLNTSGKDLKNVEDWKGVPGKASLGENNGGRGGEAMYPNQQQPVGHTKAEEKDSSPRRTHTGQKNIYQSSASKKTGTFKYTDKVSKHVSDSNVVRSVSNNSKATSGRGIIANSKGGHPIGLPTGQQSSRIKNSSNTTSVMKTVVGSSRKNSSMIYTTGSESGIVGNNNEDAAKRHISTNYKYKVADESAKYLKKDNSDVLKCAKGSIVKKSVTPDKERNTSSNANKSVLSRT comes from the exons ATGCAAAACATAATCGACACGTACGAAATAATTGGGAAAATCGATGACCAGAAATCCATTTCCTCGAACAGTTTGCTCAGCCATGAGGAATGCAATGAGGGGTCCCCGGGTGAAGGGGGGCACGACCCCAATTCGGACAGCACGGAGAGGAAAGAATTAAGCAACAAATCGGATGGGAGAATCATGGAAAGCACGCTGAATGGAGAAGAGGCTGAACAAGCGAGCAAAGAAAACGGGTGTGAAAGGTACAAAGCAAGGTGCCCAAAAGGGGACGCGAGTAAGTCCAAAAGTTGCAcaatggaaaatatgaaaggcGAGTTTGAGGGGGAGACAAGTGCTGGCAACTTAAATGGCGGGAGCCAAAGCAGCTTGGTGCGCATCCACAGCGGCGTTGGGAAGGTCGCCCCCAGTGGGGAAGCAGAAACCG ACAACCCGAATAGGAACTCCAACCGGGAGAGAACCTCTCAAATTGGCAACTCCAACCGGGAAAGAACCTCTCAAATTGGCAACTCCAACCGGGAGAGAACCTCCCAAATTGGCAACTGCAAAAATAGCTGTAAAAAGCATTACAAAGTGCTGATACACGCGCCTGCCTGctggaaaggagaaaagttTAACTCCACgcccttcatttttgtatacgATAAGTCAAGTaacttttttacatataGTGAGTCTCCActagaaattgaaaaatacataatcGATACGAGTGCAGAAAATTTCGAAAGCAGAGTACtgacaattattttttatgactcCGTTTTTGCCTGCACCACTTCATCGCTTCTTCTGAAAAACAATAAAGGAGAGATTCAACACTTGCCCAAGCCACTCAGTGTGTTCTACCTCCCATTAAGCAAGCTAGACTTATGTAACGATTCCGTCAAGTATAGGTTGGCTCTCAGAACGAACAGTATCCTTTGCGACGTAAACATAAAAGAAGCCATTAGCTTGTTCAATAACAATTCCAAAATAGCAGGACCAAATGTGAATAAGTTCAgcttacattttattttaaaaaatagaaacTACTATGATAATGAGTCGTATAACTACCTGAATTATCAGACGAAATTTTACGGGTTGCCCCGATCTAACCTCTCCTCCTGTGTGCAAAAGTACACAGGGGCTAATAAGGACAGGGCCCCCAGCAATGTGGTCAATAGATACTTAGCCAAGTCGTCCAAGAGCCAAGTGCATACATTTACAAAACAGCAGACGGATCCAAATCAGTTTATTTCCCTAGagagattaaaaaataaatgggaaaattacAACCAAGTGAAtaatgagaagaagaatcAAAACCACTCGGCGTATAATCCCTTGAGGAAAAAGGATACGAAACTTACTTCGTACGGCATACCAAATGATAGTGAATCCTTTGTCAGCAGAGTCAAATCGGAGGTGGCTCGTCAGGAGGCCGCCATGGGTGGAGAACGATCagctggaaaaaatgacactCAAAAGTGTGGAGAAGCGAACAATGAGATGGAAAATCCAGTTAACAGGAACCCTAACAGAAAGGACACTTACAATACGAGTGCAGAAATAAACTCGTACAATTACGGAAAAACCAAATCGATATACGACCTGATGCATGACAGTAAGGAGAAGCTGTCAGCCGATTTCGACGTGAAGGATGATGTGTTCCCAGAAGACAGCGCATCCATGataaacatttttgaaaaggaGTCCGCTTTATCCGAACGAGGGAAGCAAGGTgtggaggggggaagcactCTGACCAGCAATATCAGGGCCGCCAAAGATATGTACTCTCGCGTGAAGAGCGTCATGAGGAAGCGGGGTGATGCTAGTGGTCACACTGGAGATAACTATGGGGACCGCTTGGCCAAAAAACCGGAGGAACGCAACCGGGAGGGAGATATGGAACGAAACCGGGAGGGCTATCTGGAACGAAACCGGGAGGGCGATCTGGAACGAAACCGGGAGGGCGATCTGGAATGCAACCCAAAGAGCCAAGTTGACCGATTCGGAGAGGATAGATCAGTGTGCTATTCCCAGGTGGAAAACTTGAGGTACTTCAACACTAACAACTCCATATGCTCATCCTACGGGAGGAACGATGAAAATGTCATTCTAGCCATGAAGGAGATTAAGCAATGGATGGAAAAGATAGAAGACAAAATGAGCACCATTTCGTGCGATAGAAGCGACCTGAATACAGCAGTAGGACAGAACCAACCCACAGAAAAAAGGTACAACAAAATTATagcctttttaattaaaagcgtcaaaaataacataagGCTGAAAAACAAGTGCATATACAGAAGCTGCTATCTCAACATAAGAAATCTGtacttgttaaaaaaaaatgagaaggtcATGTTTGAAAATAAACTCATGATGAGGAATTACGGGAAGCTAAAGTCCAAGTATAAAAACGTGCTTGtaaatttatgcaaaaaaaaccTACTCATAAAGTACTACTCTATAAAGGACAAATTTCAGTATAgcaaaaaatacgaaaatatGATGAGACATCTgcagcaggaaaaaaatgacctaCTGAGCATTATAGAAGAGAAGAAATACGAGCAGGAAAACAGTCATAACATCAATTTGATGCTTTCGGAGGAGTTAAAAAAGGCTCAGGAGGATAAGGAGTccattttaagcaaaaattttttctacaaaagTGAGACGGATAAAGCTGCCACCAAGTGTGAGGTGATGCAGAAGGAGCTGGACCGTCTGAAGGAGGAACTACAGTGCGCCAAacgggaaaatgaaaaggcgaAAACGGGGACGGGACATATCATGTTAGAGACGGAGCaactcaaaatggagaaggagcaactcaaaatggagaaggagcagctcaaaatggagaaggagcaactcaaaatggagacgGAGCAACGCAAATTAGAGAAGGACGCTCTCATAAAGGAGCTGGGAGATACCAAGGCGAAGTATTTCAATCTGACTGGGATAttagaaggagaggaaaaaatgtacagcCAGAAAGTACaagagttggaaaaaaaaatcgaaaatctgacacaggaaaaaaacacactcATTAACGAAATAAAAGACGAAATTGataatttcacaaaaatgctaaacgataaagaaatggaaaataccaaaatgaaggagaagctgaaggagttaaaaaatgtggaggagaaatacaaagacacacaaataaattttgattcgctgaaaaaagaatttgaaaagTCATTCGATGAagtacaaattattttaaaagaaatgatacagaaggagaaggagtaCACGAAGAAGTACAATAACACCATTAAATGCTTAGAGACGGAACATAAACAGACAGTGGAGAAACTACTGAACGAGAAGGAACAATCCGTGACAGAAATTAATTACTACAAAGATGTATGCCATAGTCAGTGTAGTAAGATGACCACCTTTGATGAAAGTCTAACCGCTGCGGAAAAATTACTAGACCATGTTTTGTCTCAGTACCCACAACTGTTCAACGAGTTTAAAGTCAGCTCCAGAAACAATGTCCTAAATAAATCCTTTGGGAAAATgcattatgaaaatattcaatCTGTGCGagataatattaaattaattagaAAGTCCTTGAGTCAATTCAAGATGAGCTTTAAAAATAGCTCCTTCAATTTCCAAATGGGTTCTGATTACAGCAGAAAATACTCCACTCAGAAGAAGGGCAGCTTCTCAGCCAACACAGGAAATAAACGAATGAACAGCATTTTGAGGTACTACGAGAATTATCACAAATATGCTAACCACAGAGAACAGCCATACGGAGAGGAAGAACCTTTATGTGAAGAACAATCCAGTAGAAGGAGATCCATCAGTAATAATAGCGCTAGAAATATGTCCATTATTTCGAACACTAAGAAGAGCATCAATTTGAAGAGCAAAATCGATTCTTACAATGCCCAGATGCAGAGGAATGTCTCCAAAAATAGGTGCAGAAGTGGATCTGTTAGTGGGAAGCAAAAGGGATTAGCAGTATATGGCGACTTGAAGAAAAGACCCTCTAGTCGTAAGGGTGGTCATGATGAAGAGGCTTCAAATAGGGGGTTAGTAGACGGAAGCTTGGATGACCAGCTTGCGGAAAGGGACTCATCAAGGTACACCAAATCGAAGAGCGAAGAACTCCGTGAGGAGACGCCAAAGGGGGGTCATCTTGTCCCGGGAGAGACCTACGAGGAGGCGGTGGAGTGGCACGTAGACCCCAGCAACGGGGTAAGCGGGATGAGCGGCATGAACGGGATGAGCGGTATGAACGGAATCAGCGGCGTGAACCGAGTAATTGGCATAGGCGAGCTTAACAGCACAAGCTGCCCAAACGACATCGACGAGCTGAACCACATCGACATTGTAAACATGTACGAAAACAATGGCTACTTCAACGACGGGGGGGCCACCAATGGGGCCCCGCACGGCGCATCGAACACTCCCTCGAGCGCCCCATCCAATCCAGTTGGGACAAACGTAGAGGGCAATTTCTCGAACACCCACCCAaccaaaggggaagcaaaaaaaaaaacaaacagaaaGGAGAACTACGAGTTTGACAAAAACGACTTCAAGGAAATCATATcctttatagaaaaaaacgttataaaaaattcagacACTCTAAATACAAGTGGGAAGGATTTAAAGAATGTGGAAGATTGGAAGGGAGTTCCGGGGAAGGCATCCCTGGGAGAGAACAACGGagggagaggaggagaagccaTGTACCCAAATCAGCAACAACCAGTTGGTCACACTAAGGCGGAAGAGAAGGATAGCTCACCCAGGAGGACACATACGGgtcagaaaaatatatatcaatccagtgcaagcaaaaaaacaggaaCGTTTAAGTACACAGATAAGGTGAGCAAACACGTTTCGGACAGCAACGTTGTTAGAAGTGTTAGTAATAACTCCAAGGCGACTAGCGGCAGAGGTATTATAGCGAACAGTAAGGGTGGTCACCCGATTGGATTGCCAACTGGGCAGCAAAGCAGCAGAATAAAGAACTCAAGCAACACGACATCAGTGATGAAAACGGTAGTGGGCAGCTCTAGGAAAAATTCTTCCATGATTTACACAACGGGAAGCGAAAGTGGTATCGTCGGTAATAACAATGAGGATGCGGCGAAGAGGCATATTAGTACTAACTATAAGTACAAGGTTGCAGATGAGTCTGctaaatatttgaaaaaagacAATTCGGATGTTCTCAAATGCGCGAAGGGGTCCATAGTAAAGAAGAGTGTAACTCCGGACAAGGAAAGGAATACCAGTAGCAACGCGAATAAATCAGTTCTTTCGAGGACCTAA
- a CDS encoding hypothetical protein (putative) — translation MSELNDFDQFNFNGYDDNKGVPREEKNMAEASGGYEMNDELGLSNELNDSLMEKSPNYNHMNMSLNSIYSDLNVAKKEVDETDSSSNKYNFGESKNDSSNKFTTSFKKESQMSFENTYEQFYEKESDISDTEQSTTWESERLKRIEERKEYERNKKIEIKKKAAEDLKKWYEEMAIEENLENKTWLKVFQYLDPDKGEYFKENSRMKQVLLKLMKSEGS, via the exons ATGAGCGAGCTGAACGACTTCGACCAGTTCAACTTCAACGGGTACGATGATAACAAGGGAGTCCCCAGGGAGGAAAAGAACATGGCTGAGGCCAGCGGAGGGTACGAAATGAATGACGAATTAGGATTATCCAACGAGCTGAATGACAGCCTTATGGAGAAGAGCCCCAACTACAACCATATGAACATGTCACTTAACAGCATTTATAGCGATCTGAATGTAGCGAAAAAGGAGGTAGACGAAACAGACAGTAGCAGTAACAAGTACAATTTTGGAGAATCCAAAAATGACAGCTCCaataaatttacaacatCGTTTAAGAAGGAAAGCCAAATGTCCTTCGAAAATACATACGAACAATTTTACGAAAAGGAATCGGACATATCTGACACGGAACAATCAACCACGTGGGAATCTGAAAGACTCAAAAGGATAGAAGAAAGGAAAGAGTacgaaagaaataaaaaaatcgaaataaaaaagaaggctGCGgaagacttaaaaaaatggtatgAAGAAATGGCCATT gaagaaaatttggaaaacaaaacatgGCTGAAGGTGTTCCAATATTTGGACCCAGACAAGGGTGAGTATTTTAAGGAAAACAGCCGCATGAAGCAGGTCCTCCTCAAACTCATGAAAAGCGAAGGTTCCTGA
- a CDS encoding hypothetical protein (putative): MSRWEFNLKKYDEKCESMTEPFGYKFEKDVKGAYGVGDSYLKVEKNINNLNKTNKSEVNKSTTTTAISEKVLDKKAWGICLNAFKGLVMNIFVMFMSGGASGIFGIIFIVYSVYNILKSLLNINDAFKSVENNSNQKFWAQKFCFALINFLVFLYIMNTIRQKAMSTVF, encoded by the exons atgagtagaTGGGAATTCaaccttaaaaaatatgacgaaaaatgtgaaagcaTGACGGAGCCCTTTGGATATAAATTCGAGAAGGACGTGAAAGGAGCATACGGAGTAGGAGACAGTTACTTGAaagtcgaaaaaaatataaacaatttaAATAAGACAAACAAAAGCGAAGTTAACAAATCAACCACAACAACTGCAATTAGCGAAAAGGTGCTAGACAAAAAAGCGTGGGGTATTTGTCTGAATGCATTCAAAGGATTAGTGATGAATATATTTGTTATGTTCATGTCGGGAGGCGCGTCAGGGATTTTtggcataatttttattgtgtACTCTGTgtataacattttaaaatcgtTACTTAACATAAATGATGCATTTAAGAGTGTGGAAAATAATTCCAACCAGAAATTTTGGGCACagaaattttgttttgcccttataaattttcttgtttttctttacattATGAAT ACGATTCGGCAGAAGGCCATGTCCACTGTTTTTTAG